Proteins encoded together in one Synechococcus sp. BL107 window:
- a CDS encoding YqaE/Pmp3 family membrane protein has protein sequence MTFGDIFRVIIALFIPPLGVFTQVGLGRAFWINLLIYLFAVGGFGFPVLFGMWPAAMIHALFIILTRK, from the coding sequence ATGACGTTCGGCGACATTTTTCGCGTCATTATTGCGCTATTTATTCCGCCGCTGGGGGTTTTTACCCAAGTTGGGCTGGGGAGAGCCTTTTGGATCAATCTACTGATCTATTTATTTGCAGTCGGTGGGTTTGGCTTTCCTGTGTTATTCGGGATGTGGCCAGCAGCTATGATTCATGCTTTGTTCATTATTCTCACGCGTAAATAG
- a CDS encoding DUF389 domain-containing protein → MIASQEQLLEEGERLDKLRRSYDGDEAVDESYVVLTIGASLIATLGLLANNAAVVIGAMVVAPWILPLRALVFGSLIGDKKLLLRALLTLSIGVTITTLLSMGLGLVAGNMNLLMVVPDEITARLQPNLLDLGIALAAGAIATYAKVNPGAVSSMAGTAIAVALVPPVCVMGIMLAAGELDDAQGAGLLFSANLLGILIGGITILATREPYFRQKLRTQNRSRLPLLIALILAFAVGDKLYGRLKRHVYAVKIEDAKERIEGGIRSYLKRQTTTFGNNKSLDVASISFDWPDYWERHRSPQLQVVVRVTDPTTPSYMQVQYIQDRINERMEREFPGLQLQMEVQRINMTVVSGNDVTSEPTKFNLERILGQEMIQKPSPPDPDKKGEGKIEIDADIEPESLNISNQ, encoded by the coding sequence TTGATAGCGAGTCAAGAGCAGCTTCTTGAAGAAGGCGAACGCCTCGACAAGTTGCGCCGCAGCTACGACGGAGATGAAGCTGTTGACGAGTCCTATGTAGTACTAACGATTGGCGCCAGCCTGATCGCAACCCTAGGACTCCTCGCCAACAACGCTGCCGTTGTGATCGGTGCGATGGTTGTGGCCCCGTGGATTCTTCCCCTGCGAGCCCTGGTGTTCGGGAGCTTGATTGGCGACAAAAAGCTGTTGTTACGCGCATTGCTCACCCTTTCTATCGGCGTGACAATTACGACTTTGTTGTCGATGGGACTCGGCCTAGTGGCCGGAAACATGAATCTATTAATGGTTGTTCCAGACGAAATCACAGCTCGCCTGCAACCCAATCTTCTGGATCTCGGCATTGCCCTCGCCGCTGGAGCCATCGCTACCTACGCCAAGGTGAACCCTGGAGCAGTGAGTTCGATGGCCGGCACAGCGATTGCGGTAGCCCTCGTACCTCCAGTTTGCGTGATGGGAATCATGCTCGCCGCTGGTGAATTGGACGATGCCCAGGGAGCAGGTTTGTTATTTTCCGCCAACTTATTAGGAATTTTAATCGGCGGGATCACTATTCTTGCAACACGTGAGCCTTACTTCAGGCAAAAACTTCGAACACAAAATCGTTCACGTTTACCACTACTGATTGCACTCATTTTAGCTTTTGCCGTCGGCGACAAGCTTTACGGACGCCTGAAACGACACGTATACGCAGTGAAAATCGAAGATGCGAAAGAACGTATTGAAGGCGGAATCAGATCCTATCTAAAACGTCAAACGACCACTTTTGGAAACAACAAATCATTAGATGTTGCCAGTATTTCATTCGACTGGCCAGATTATTGGGAACGACATCGCTCTCCTCAACTGCAGGTGGTAGTGCGGGTCACAGACCCAACAACTCCGAGCTACATGCAAGTGCAATACATCCAGGATCGCATTAATGAAAGAATGGAAAGGGAATTTCCTGGCCTTCAATTACAGATGGAAGTTCAACGAATTAACATGACCGTTGTATCGGGTAATGACGTTACTTCAGAGCCAACCAAATTTAATCTTGAGCGAATCTTGGGGCAAGAAATGATTCAAAAACCATCGCCACCAGACCCAGACAAAAAAGGAGAAGGCAAAATCGAAATTGATGCTGATATCGAACCTGAATCCCTAAACATTAGTAATCAATAG
- a CDS encoding prohibitin family protein, with product MQTPRPVNDPANTVIVLVAIALSALLLVGQALFIVPAGKVAVVTTLGKVSGGSRLPGLNLKIPLIQSVNPFDVRTQVRPEEFSTLTKDLQVIEATATVKYAVRSEEAGRIYRTIASNDRDIYPRIIQPSLLKALKSVFSQYELITIATEWNDISAIVERTVAEELNKFDYVEVRSLDLTGLQIAKEYRAAIEQKQIAEQQLLRAQTEVKIAEQEAIRYDTLNRSLDDQVLFKLFIDKWDGRTEVVPSLPGSAGGMPPVIVGRRS from the coding sequence ATGCAGACCCCAAGACCCGTCAACGACCCAGCGAACACAGTGATTGTGCTCGTGGCCATCGCCCTCAGCGCTCTCTTACTGGTGGGGCAAGCTCTATTTATTGTCCCGGCAGGCAAAGTCGCCGTAGTGACCACCCTAGGAAAAGTGAGCGGAGGGTCTCGCCTCCCTGGACTCAATCTCAAAATCCCACTTATCCAGTCCGTCAATCCATTCGACGTACGCACCCAAGTGCGACCTGAAGAATTCTCTACTCTTACGAAAGATCTACAGGTGATTGAGGCCACTGCAACCGTGAAATACGCGGTTCGTTCGGAAGAAGCAGGCAGAATCTACAGAACCATTGCTAGCAATGATCGTGATATTTATCCACGCATCATTCAACCTTCACTCCTAAAAGCTCTTAAATCAGTTTTCTCTCAATATGAACTGATCACAATTGCAACTGAGTGGAATGACATCTCTGCAATCGTGGAGCGTACTGTCGCGGAAGAATTGAACAAATTTGATTATGTGGAGGTTAGAAGTCTCGACTTAACCGGACTACAAATCGCCAAAGAATATCGTGCAGCGATCGAACAGAAGCAGATTGCAGAACAGCAGCTTCTTCGCGCCCAAACAGAAGTGAAGATCGCAGAGCAAGAGGCGATCCGTTACGACACCCTCAATCGAAGCCTGGATGATCAGGTGTTGTTCAAGCTTTTTATCGACAAGTGGGATGGCAGAACAGAGGTCGTTCCGTCTCTTCCCGGTAGCGCTGGTGGCATGCCTCCAGTCATCGTGGGTCGACGTAGTTAG
- a CDS encoding DUF1651 domain-containing protein, whose protein sequence is MGVGEGWLTDRKRFWTYRFHRDHRSWAQDPRVFVDRGREMPNGEPALLKSRRYLRDAEARKLWMELVRKGWAPTSPVWGGDVEP, encoded by the coding sequence ATGGGTGTGGGCGAGGGCTGGCTGACGGATAGAAAGCGGTTTTGGACGTACCGCTTTCATCGTGATCACAGGTCTTGGGCGCAAGACCCTCGTGTTTTCGTCGACCGAGGCCGTGAGATGCCCAATGGCGAGCCAGCATTGTTGAAGTCGCGTCGATATTTGCGGGATGCAGAAGCAAGAAAGCTTTGGATGGAGCTGGTCCGTAAGGGATGGGCTCCAACATCACCGGTTTGGGGGGGCGATGTTGAGCCCTAA
- a CDS encoding DUF3303 domain-containing protein: MQMYLADCIFPDIEGQLAAYKSFCELWDSGEMAKADNFPGFEMLFRVHAPGAGRVTCLFKAESDAQIFEHFAPWRAQYGIEMDFTPVIGCQDVVDHHKKLFAKMS; this comes from the coding sequence ATGCAGATGTATCTTGCCGACTGCATTTTTCCAGATATCGAGGGACAACTCGCTGCGTACAAGAGTTTTTGTGAGTTGTGGGATTCAGGCGAAATGGCGAAGGCTGACAACTTCCCTGGTTTCGAAATGCTGTTTCGCGTCCATGCACCAGGAGCTGGTCGAGTGACGTGTTTGTTCAAAGCTGAAAGTGATGCACAAATCTTCGAGCACTTCGCTCCTTGGCGGGCTCAATACGGCATTGAAATGGACTTCACCCCCGTCATCGGTTGCCAAGACGTTGTGGACCATCACAAAAAACTGTTCGCCAAAATGAGCTAA
- a CDS encoding phage major capsid protein, with the protein MHASTFDPDQPKVESVLGKLKDSQGQYLLSPYGAELGRSQIAGRRFEVSNNVPSNLTKGSGADLSAVIYGNFSLNISNIRQLSAELQRPTRQDKFGSNRHITAAHRKCSIVSTSS; encoded by the coding sequence GTGCACGCATCAACCTTTGATCCTGACCAACCGAAAGTCGAATCGGTTCTTGGAAAGCTCAAGGACAGTCAAGGCCAGTACCTCCTCAGCCCTTATGGAGCTGAACTTGGCCGTTCCCAAATTGCAGGGCGGCGTTTTGAGGTCAGCAACAATGTCCCCTCAAACCTCACAAAGGGTTCAGGGGCCGACCTGTCCGCTGTCATCTACGGAAATTTCTCGTTGAATATTTCCAACATCAGACAGCTTTCGGCTGAACTGCAGCGCCCCACGAGGCAAGACAAATTTGGTAGCAATAGACACATAACAGCAGCACATCGCAAGTGCAGCATTGTGTCGACCTCGTCGTGA
- a CDS encoding PD40 domain-containing protein: MLAVLAILTAVGLPRFIKFIYAAQSAVARHSMVNHAKGCARQRYFSTNYGGLDSVPGYISSLPGSCLETATYTPEPGSNNPTYIYDPAKGVVQCFYGSSQLEYPSCIITAALISENADTVETVEPKPSIIQLTSGNASGNNFSCNGEFYTERGSQNESWGLRDQQYRVNSQTGERVMITATKDGTASTGDSQTVKDLSCDGRYALFELDEYGSVDIDGLPGADGAIDDRTGLPANDRGALYRKDLETGEVIRVDTLSDGTKMRNKWSIREATMTSDGRFAIFETPDVQLAGLEEAKWESDDWSRTLAYRKDLKTGELSTVVTKPDGSPGDGWTSSGGYGNGVSSDGSKVTFIYRGDDLVPGVSGTNVYVKDFIANKVSLVSSDTQGNQLSGFGNFGSGSSISADGSKVVFTSQGSAGGAQLMMKDLESGALSVISKSNSGAEGNGYSGGGGFQFSENNKYVVYESSASNLTSNDTNGKYDIFVYDVSSGKNKRILDDKANGFDDHLRDPRITADGKYITFTSRSKGIASDAESSGNNELYMVESPFFSE, translated from the coding sequence ATGCTTGCTGTACTTGCAATTCTTACAGCTGTTGGTCTTCCAAGGTTCATAAAGTTTATTTATGCGGCTCAAAGTGCCGTTGCTCGTCACTCTATGGTTAATCATGCCAAGGGTTGTGCAAGACAGAGATATTTTTCTACAAATTATGGAGGGCTTGACTCTGTTCCTGGCTATATAAGTTCGCTACCCGGTAGTTGCCTTGAAACGGCTACATACACTCCAGAGCCAGGCAGTAATAATCCAACGTATATATATGATCCTGCAAAGGGAGTTGTTCAATGTTTTTATGGCTCCAGCCAGCTCGAATACCCTTCATGCATAATTACCGCAGCATTAATAAGCGAAAATGCAGACACAGTAGAAACCGTCGAACCTAAACCAAGCATTATTCAGCTCACTTCAGGAAATGCCTCTGGTAATAATTTCAGTTGTAATGGTGAATTTTATACAGAGAGAGGTTCGCAAAATGAATCTTGGGGATTGCGAGATCAGCAATATCGAGTGAATAGTCAAACGGGTGAGAGAGTCATGATTACTGCTACCAAGGATGGGACTGCTTCAACTGGAGATAGTCAAACTGTAAAAGATCTTTCATGTGATGGAAGGTATGCATTGTTTGAGCTTGATGAATATGGCTCGGTTGATATTGATGGACTGCCAGGTGCTGATGGCGCTATAGATGACAGGACAGGATTACCTGCCAATGATAGAGGTGCTCTTTATAGAAAAGATCTTGAGACAGGTGAAGTGATAAGAGTAGATACACTTAGTGACGGAACTAAAATGCGCAATAAATGGTCTATTCGCGAGGCAACAATGACTTCCGATGGAAGATTTGCGATTTTTGAAACTCCTGATGTTCAGCTTGCAGGGTTGGAAGAAGCTAAATGGGAATCTGATGATTGGTCTAGAACTCTGGCATACAGAAAAGATCTAAAAACAGGAGAACTCTCTACTGTCGTTACAAAACCAGATGGTTCACCAGGCGATGGATGGACAAGTTCAGGAGGATATGGGAATGGGGTTAGTAGTGATGGATCGAAAGTAACCTTTATTTATAGAGGTGACGATCTTGTGCCAGGTGTAAGCGGAACAAATGTCTATGTTAAAGATTTTATTGCCAATAAAGTCTCATTGGTTTCATCAGACACCCAAGGGAATCAATTGTCAGGCTTCGGAAATTTTGGTTCTGGATCAAGCATTTCGGCAGATGGTTCAAAAGTCGTTTTTACAAGTCAAGGATCAGCTGGCGGAGCACAGTTGATGATGAAAGACCTTGAATCTGGGGCGCTAAGTGTTATCAGTAAGAGCAACAGTGGAGCCGAAGGTAATGGATACTCGGGTGGAGGCGGATTTCAATTCTCAGAAAATAATAAATATGTTGTGTATGAGTCGTCTGCATCAAATCTCACTTCCAATGACACCAACGGGAAGTACGATATTTTTGTTTACGATGTCTCTTCTGGTAAAAATAAAAGAATTTTAGATGACAAGGCGAATGGATTTGACGATCACCTTCGGGATCCAAGGATAACCGCAGATGGTAAATATATTACGTTTACATCTAGAAGTAAAGGGATAGCATCGGACGCCGAAAGTAGTGGTAATAATGAGCTTTATATGGTAGAAAGTCCCTTCTTTTCAGAGTAA
- a CDS encoding phage integrase, whose protein sequence is MPAGAQKRAKQPAWVKKLRSDIKADNGAGFLVKLPSGRSMVQLTVIFDDGTRQQNYLPKHLTWTAEDALTIREWTRDIRKILVEDISKTLKQAIVERQGWSGDKREDGEGAFNAEGWDNASERFLASLRPILRSNSLRLIEQRVAKALNTLKTAPKPRNYEAFIRAYAEQHFYRKDKNSNLVVVTSAGGSGRKRGIEDVTRFLSFAVEECGASSRYRPKLSAALKNQLIGTRDVDSKVGRKTIPLKDEQFSDFLDWLQVNGKNQLRLAVGLVGYFGLRECELALVMPTETANGLQLKVGMQAKANSKTRSAPAKEPRTAMYAKCKGRPENEAMDMLAQYHSGFVTFPKRLRKQIDQVGKKGFFRDVGDAFSEQVKSTQFWKDLIKTEPEMKPNSLRHSFAWRVHQSTEMIVPTRAVAAAMGHTHQTHMRYYAEFIDPDQVRKVFEQFNQSVHSA, encoded by the coding sequence ATGCCCGCTGGTGCTCAAAAACGTGCAAAGCAGCCTGCATGGGTCAAGAAGCTGCGGTCGGACATCAAGGCCGACAACGGCGCCGGTTTCCTGGTGAAGCTGCCTTCAGGGCGCTCAATGGTGCAGTTGACGGTGATCTTTGACGACGGCACCCGTCAGCAGAACTATCTTCCGAAGCACCTCACTTGGACTGCTGAAGATGCGTTGACAATCCGGGAGTGGACTAGGGATATACGGAAAATACTTGTCGAAGACATCAGCAAGACCTTGAAGCAGGCCATCGTTGAGCGTCAAGGATGGTCTGGTGATAAGCGTGAAGATGGTGAGGGCGCCTTTAACGCTGAAGGTTGGGACAACGCTTCTGAACGGTTCTTGGCGTCGCTTAGACCAATCCTCCGCTCAAACTCACTGAGGCTGATTGAGCAGCGTGTCGCCAAGGCGCTAAATACACTAAAAACAGCGCCAAAACCCCGCAACTACGAAGCGTTTATTCGTGCTTATGCCGAACAGCACTTTTATAGGAAGGATAAAAACAGCAATCTGGTCGTAGTTACATCAGCTGGCGGTTCAGGGCGAAAGCGCGGCATTGAAGATGTCACCCGTTTCTTGAGTTTCGCTGTTGAAGAATGTGGCGCTAGCAGTCGCTACCGTCCCAAGCTTTCGGCTGCTCTCAAGAACCAGCTGATTGGCACCCGTGACGTTGATAGCAAGGTTGGCCGCAAGACCATTCCGCTGAAGGACGAGCAGTTTTCAGACTTCCTTGATTGGCTGCAGGTCAACGGCAAAAACCAGTTGAGGCTTGCTGTTGGGCTCGTTGGATACTTTGGCCTGCGCGAGTGTGAGCTGGCATTGGTGATGCCGACAGAAACGGCAAATGGCTTGCAGCTGAAAGTTGGTATGCAGGCAAAGGCCAACTCCAAAACACGCTCTGCGCCAGCTAAAGAGCCACGAACGGCGATGTATGCAAAATGCAAAGGCAGACCTGAAAATGAGGCCATGGATATGCTGGCTCAGTATCACTCAGGCTTTGTAACTTTTCCGAAGCGGCTGCGGAAACAGATTGATCAAGTTGGTAAGAAAGGCTTCTTCCGTGATGTCGGTGATGCTTTTAGTGAGCAGGTCAAGTCAACACAATTCTGGAAGGATCTGATCAAGACTGAGCCGGAAATGAAGCCAAATTCTCTGCGCCATAGCTTCGCCTGGCGGGTGCATCAATCAACGGAAATGATTGTTCCAACCAGGGCAGTCGCCGCCGCGATGGGACACACGCACCAGACTCATATGCGTTATTACGCCGAATTTATTGACCCCGATCAGGTCCGCAAAGTATTCGAGCAGTTCAACCAATCAGTGCATTCAGCTTGA
- a CDS encoding AAA family ATPase, which yields MAKTEYQEVFGSLAETAKLQEEQAQKAAPQSPDTLREDDVLAQESYSDLLEATLAAITSGNDDEEMNCRRDLKTIWRLSDDKITSDLFKAFTKSKVKKTQQKHDSVDLREVEQLTYLKDGWLPKGDVALWFSPFGVGKTTTALAAMWSIATGQKFLDRSDPGKPGKCLFIATDSGVAPLKKSLDDLQIDPNHPYLTPGHPEQRIWFWGNASDQGHESWRADIRDVIRLEQFIRAKKIDANFIDSVKSVSSAAGWSHENNLSSRAMLTYLREGICQPTGSSIVLLNHDGTKEGTSSGAKSWAEDPSMVVSFSKALDQDGRQIGVTAKFKKDRAAVVDPCRSLTFNLNRETGVLQLAKEVEVVGNCREAIIDVLWRAHQNGKPSLTRGSLVDEVFARHGKPTKTVDNTLGSMFGERQITRPHRGSYALAPKLLQQKEASYTGFYIEGSNKEETQSETAIKQVPEAVPTVEIGNTVVPKGNMPGSHQMPVMPVIVTELLPRPASLPYEMEDSADNW from the coding sequence ATGGCCAAAACTGAATATCAGGAGGTTTTCGGCAGCCTTGCTGAGACCGCAAAGCTCCAAGAAGAACAGGCTCAAAAGGCTGCTCCACAGTCACCAGACACATTGCGTGAAGACGATGTGTTGGCGCAAGAGTCGTACAGCGACCTGCTGGAAGCAACGCTGGCAGCCATAACAAGCGGCAACGACGACGAGGAAATGAATTGTCGGCGAGATCTCAAAACGATCTGGCGGCTTTCGGACGACAAAATCACCAGCGACCTCTTCAAAGCTTTCACCAAGTCAAAAGTCAAAAAGACTCAGCAAAAGCACGACAGCGTTGACCTAAGAGAAGTCGAGCAGCTGACTTATCTCAAAGATGGCTGGCTGCCCAAGGGTGATGTTGCTCTTTGGTTTTCACCCTTTGGTGTCGGCAAGACAACAACGGCACTGGCCGCCATGTGGTCCATTGCAACAGGGCAAAAATTTCTAGATCGCAGTGATCCTGGTAAGCCAGGAAAGTGCTTATTCATTGCAACTGATAGCGGCGTTGCGCCACTAAAAAAATCACTCGATGACCTCCAAATTGATCCAAATCATCCATACCTGACGCCTGGACACCCAGAGCAACGCATCTGGTTCTGGGGCAATGCATCAGATCAAGGGCATGAGTCTTGGCGTGCCGACATCAGAGACGTTATTCGATTGGAACAATTCATTCGGGCGAAAAAAATCGACGCCAACTTCATCGACAGCGTTAAAAGCGTTAGCAGTGCAGCCGGTTGGTCACATGAAAATAATTTATCCAGCAGAGCAATGCTCACTTATTTGCGGGAAGGCATTTGCCAGCCAACTGGAAGCTCCATCGTTTTGTTAAATCACGATGGCACCAAAGAAGGAACATCTAGCGGTGCAAAAAGCTGGGCGGAAGACCCAAGCATGGTGGTGTCATTCAGCAAGGCGCTTGACCAAGACGGCAGGCAAATCGGTGTAACAGCCAAATTCAAAAAAGACCGAGCGGCAGTTGTTGATCCATGCCGCAGCCTGACTTTCAACTTGAACCGTGAAACAGGAGTTTTGCAGTTAGCGAAAGAAGTAGAAGTCGTCGGTAATTGCCGCGAGGCAATCATCGATGTTCTTTGGCGAGCGCATCAAAATGGCAAACCTTCTTTGACGCGGGGAAGTCTGGTCGATGAAGTTTTTGCTCGGCACGGCAAACCAACAAAGACCGTCGACAACACGCTTGGATCCATGTTTGGCGAACGCCAAATAACCAGGCCACATCGTGGTTCTTACGCTCTGGCGCCAAAGCTGCTTCAGCAGAAGGAAGCCTCCTATACGGGGTTTTATATAGAAGGAAGTAATAAAGAAGAAACACAGTCAGAGACTGCGATTAAGCAAGTTCCCGAGGCTGTTCCCACCGTAGAAATTGGGAACACTGTTGTTCCCAAGGGAAATATGCCGGGAAGTCATCAGATGCCTGTCATGCCAGTCATTGTCACCGAATTACTTCCTAGACCGGCATCACTGCCTTACGAAATGGAAGATTCGGCAGACAACTGGTGA
- a CDS encoding carbamoyl-phosphate synthase: MLRRLSAGLLATAAFVAPLAATAQEGSAEDLGVMSISLADVVKPTIGFQGALQGAGTPNQAGIGGFLPLSVDENSVWFLDALVNAHFGDRDGYSSIINTDVGGGYSTSTRLGYRWLNSDRSWMFGLNGGYDSRSLKSGDADTSINVTHKKTVGFQQIALNAEAVSSSWTLNGYGLIPVGDVEQKLNSVYEGGALNTYGLDAGYFITPVLKASAGYYYQHRDQEDVDGSGVRGRLAYEMTSGVIAGVNISYDEAFDTRVSADVKVRLGGASTTAQRKEVQQLPVINALTSTPSNRDVRVHDGEFGLDGGASRCQMTRGGSTKVVWCEDQWKYDKNGNWDGGCSVNSYYCTGKRN, encoded by the coding sequence ATGCTGCGTCGTCTTTCTGCAGGGTTGCTTGCCACTGCTGCTTTTGTTGCACCACTGGCTGCCACTGCACAAGAGGGTTCAGCAGAAGACCTTGGTGTGATGAGCATCAGCCTCGCTGATGTGGTCAAACCCACCATTGGTTTTCAAGGTGCACTCCAAGGTGCAGGCACACCAAACCAAGCTGGTATTGGCGGGTTCCTTCCACTGTCTGTTGATGAGAACAGCGTTTGGTTCCTTGATGCCCTGGTCAACGCCCACTTCGGTGACCGCGATGGCTACAGCAGCATCATCAATACCGATGTCGGTGGTGGTTACTCAACGTCTACGCGCTTGGGTTATCGCTGGCTGAACAGCGACCGCAGTTGGATGTTTGGTCTGAATGGTGGTTATGACAGCCGTTCATTGAAATCAGGTGATGCCGATACCAGCATTAACGTCACCCACAAGAAGACCGTCGGCTTCCAGCAGATCGCACTGAACGCAGAAGCAGTCTCAAGCAGCTGGACCTTGAACGGCTATGGACTGATCCCTGTGGGTGATGTCGAGCAGAAGCTCAATAGCGTTTATGAGGGCGGCGCGTTGAACACCTATGGCTTGGATGCTGGTTATTTCATCACTCCTGTTTTGAAAGCATCAGCAGGTTATTACTACCAACACCGCGATCAAGAAGATGTCGATGGGTCTGGTGTGCGTGGACGCTTGGCTTATGAAATGACAAGTGGAGTCATAGCAGGGGTGAATATCTCCTACGACGAAGCATTTGATACCAGAGTTTCAGCAGACGTTAAAGTTCGCTTAGGTGGCGCATCTACAACAGCTCAGCGCAAAGAAGTTCAACAATTACCTGTAATCAATGCCTTAACATCAACACCAAGCAACAGGGATGTAAGGGTGCACGATGGAGAGTTTGGCCTGGATGGCGGTGCATCTCGGTGCCAAATGACAAGGGGCGGGTCTACTAAGGTGGTGTGGTGCGAGGACCAATGGAAATACGATAAGAATGGGAATTGGGATGGGGGTTGCAGCGTTAATTCTTATTACTGTACTGGGAAGAGGAACTGA
- a CDS encoding GIY-YIG nuclease family protein, whose protein sequence is MMNVGYVYLIRNGDLYKIGHTANLERRLKQLQPCVLVQSLVTDRSLNLEQELHKLFQNVRIPQTEYFRLNNYQVEQARLALGWIKPEGTPTQQLSGWKRPSQPLPEPKPPSTDPKLWDTPQPAQNPNQGDDWWSLQRKQQGEIRAREREARLQREREERGEDQKLRNRLHWEKMRQAAQEDPGQS, encoded by the coding sequence ATGATGAATGTTGGATATGTATACCTAATCCGTAATGGAGATTTATATAAAATTGGACACACCGCAAATCTTGAGAGGCGTCTAAAACAGCTTCAGCCCTGTGTTCTGGTCCAGTCTTTAGTCACAGATCGCAGTTTAAATCTTGAGCAAGAGCTGCATAAGCTATTTCAAAATGTGCGTATCCCGCAGACAGAATACTTCCGTTTAAATAACTATCAGGTCGAACAAGCGCGGCTTGCGCTGGGATGGATAAAGCCGGAAGGTACTCCTACGCAACAGTTGTCGGGCTGGAAAAGACCGTCTCAGCCTTTGCCTGAGCCGAAGCCTCCGTCCACTGATCCCAAGCTTTGGGATACTCCTCAGCCTGCGCAGAACCCCAATCAAGGCGATGACTGGTGGTCTCTTCAGAGAAAACAGCAAGGTGAAATTCGCGCCCGCGAGCGTGAAGCAAGGCTGCAGCGTGAGCGTGAAGAGAGAGGAGAGGATCAGAAGCTTCGCAACCGCCTTCACTGGGAAAAAATGCGGCAGGCCGCTCAGGAAGATCCTGGGCAGTCGTAA
- a CDS encoding tetratricopeptide repeat protein, whose product MSLCACESETWQKANYLQTAASNLYKSGFEKVVIDSSTKVLEIEDHAEAYYMRGAARDDLGQYSLAKQDLLKAIDMNNGIAKYHYVLGNAYVDTNEQELAIASFTKAIELSPKHINAIGNRANARRKSGDYQGALDDFTKAIAIEPNHANNIRMRGNVKYEIGDYSGALQDFNKAVAIDPKIADNTSWSTGVHADIYYDRAYAFSKLGEPESACSDFEKASSLGNTSALEVFNDFCK is encoded by the coding sequence TTGAGCCTTTGCGCCTGCGAAAGCGAAACATGGCAAAAAGCAAACTATCTCCAAACAGCAGCATCAAACCTTTATAAGAGTGGATTCGAGAAAGTAGTAATTGATTCTTCAACCAAGGTTTTGGAAATAGAAGATCATGCTGAGGCTTATTACATGAGGGGCGCTGCTAGAGACGATCTAGGCCAATACTCATTAGCGAAACAAGATCTGCTTAAAGCTATAGACATGAATAATGGAATCGCAAAATACCATTATGTACTAGGCAATGCATACGTTGATACAAACGAGCAAGAGCTTGCAATTGCCTCATTCACAAAGGCAATTGAGTTATCTCCTAAGCATATAAATGCGATCGGAAATCGAGCCAATGCGCGGAGGAAATCCGGCGATTACCAGGGGGCGTTAGATGATTTCACGAAGGCAATTGCCATTGAACCCAATCACGCCAACAACATAAGAATGAGAGGTAATGTCAAATATGAAATTGGTGATTACAGCGGAGCACTTCAGGACTTCAATAAGGCAGTAGCCATTGATCCAAAAATCGCAGACAACACATCCTGGTCAACTGGCGTACATGCAGACATCTACTACGACAGAGCGTATGCATTTTCAAAGCTAGGAGAACCCGAAAGTGCATGTTCTGACTTCGAGAAAGCATCATCCCTTGGAAACACTTCTGCTTTAGAAGTTTTTAACGATTTCTGCAAATAA
- a CDS encoding high light inducible protein, giving the protein MTNSTHSRFGFSNFAETWNGRLAMLGFVIGLGTELLTGQGILSQIGL; this is encoded by the coding sequence ATGACTAATTCAACCCACTCCCGATTCGGCTTCAGCAACTTTGCTGAGACTTGGAACGGTCGCCTCGCAATGCTGGGCTTTGTAATCGGATTAGGCACCGAACTACTGACGGGCCAGGGAATCCTCAGTCAAATAGGTCTCTGA